Proteins found in one Sorghum bicolor cultivar BTx623 chromosome 1, Sorghum_bicolor_NCBIv3, whole genome shotgun sequence genomic segment:
- the LOC8057099 gene encoding dirigent protein 4 produces MATPPSVLRFVAVLLVTVSLRSTATAARHEKTTHLHFFLHDTLSGKDPSAVLIGRAAGRDPRPYVPVPFSSLYAADDLLTEGPSPQSKVVGNAQGLWVSSGRGKLSLVLGMDFELTDGPFNGSAFVVYSRNTVTRPVGRELAIVGGRGAFRLARGYALLRTHFLDNNNGDAIIEYNVTLVHP; encoded by the coding sequence ATGGCCACTCCTCCATCCGTGCTCCGCTTCGTAGCCGTCCTGCTCGTCACCGTCTCCCTCCgatccaccgccaccgccgcccgccACGAGAAGACCACCCACCTGCACTTCTTCCTCCACGACACGCTGAGCGGGAAGGACCCGAGCGCGGTGCTGATCGGCCGCGCCGCCGGGCGCGACCCGAGGCCCTACGTCCCGGTGCCCTTCAGCTCCCTGTACGCCGCCGACGACCTGCTCACCGAGGGCCCCTCGCCGCAGTCCAAGGTGGTGGGCAACGCGCAGGGGCTGTGGGTCTCGTCCGGCAGGGGCAAGCTGTCACTCGTCCTCGGCATGGACTTCGAGCTCACCGACGGCCCCTTCAACGGCAGCGCCTTCGTCGTGTACTCGCGGAACACCGTGACGCGTCCCGTCGGCAGGGAGCTCGCCATCGtcggcggccgcggcgcgttCCGGCTGGCCCGTGGCTACGCCCTGCTCCGCACGCATTTCCTCGACAACAACAATGGCGACGCCATCATAGAGTACAACGTCACCCTCGTCCACCCTTGA
- the LOC8057100 gene encoding probable galactinol--sucrose galactosyltransferase 2, whose amino-acid sequence MTVTPRITVGDGRLVAHGRTILTGVPDNIALTHASGAGLVDGAFVGATAAEPSSMHVFTFGTLRELRFMCCFRFKLWWMTQRMGTSGRDVPLETQFMLLESRPGTGDTTGGGGDGDSGETVYVVMLPLLEGQFRAALQGNDRDELEITLESGDKAVQTAQGTYMVYVHAGTNPFDTITQAVKVVERHLQTFHHREKKKLPSFVDWFGWCTWDAFYTDVTAEGVKQGLKSLAEGGTPPRFLIIDDGWQQIGSENKEESNNAVVQEGAQFASRLTGIKENAKFQKKKNKKKSDDDKDGGDDQQAQAPGLKLVVEEAKRDHGVKYVYVWHAMAGYWGGVKPAAEGMEHYESALAYPVQSPGVMGNQPDIVMDSLSVLGLGLVHPRRVLSFYDELHSYLASCGVDGVKVDVQNIIETLGAGHGGRVALTRAYHRALEASVARNFPDNGCISCMCHNTDMLYSARQTAVVRASDDFYPRDPASHTVHVSSVAYNTLFLGEFMQPDWDMFHSLHPAAEYHGAARAIGGCPIYVSDKPGNHNFELLKKLVLPDGSVLRAQLPGRPTRDCLFADPARDGTSLLKIWNVNKCTGVVGVFNCQGAGWCRVTKKTRVHDAAPGTLTGSIRADDVDAIAGLAGAGWSGEAVVYAYRSGELVRLPGGATLPVTLKVLEYEVFHVCPVSGVAPGVSFAPIGLLDMFNSGGAVEQCEVRGGGGGAGAVVALRVRGCGRFGAYCSRRPARCRLDAAEVDFSYDDDTGLVALHIPVPEQEFYRWDLEIDV is encoded by the exons GGAGCTGCGGTTCATGTGCTGCTTCCGGTTCAAGCTATGGTGGATGACCCAGCGCATGGGCACCTCCGGCCGCGACGTCCCGCTGGAGACACAGTTCATGCTCCTGGAGAGCCGCCCAGGCACGGGCGAcaccaccggcggcggcggcgacggcgacagcGGCGAGACGGTGTACGTTGTGATGCTGCCGCTGCTGGAGGGCCAATTCCGGGCGGCGCTGCAGGGCAACGACCGCGACGAGCTGGAGATCACCCTCGAGAGCG GGGACAAGGCGGTGCAGACGGCGCAGGGGACCTACATGGTGTACGTGCACGCCGGGACCAACCCTTTCGACACCATCACTCAGGCCGTCAA GGTGGTGGAGAGGCACCTGCAAACGTTCCATCACAGGGAGAAGAAAAAG CTGCCGTCGTTCGTGGACTGGTTCGGCTGGTGCACGTGGGACGCCTTCTACACCGACGTCACCGCCGAGGGCGTCAAGCAAGGTCTCAAGAG CTTGGCGGAGGGCGGCACGCCGCCGCGGTTCCTGATCATCGACGACGGGTGGCAGCAGATCGGCAGCGAGAACAAGGAGGAGTCCAACAACGCCGTCGTCCAGGAAGGAGCGCA GTTCGCAAGCAGGCTGACAGGGATCAAGGAGAAcgccaagttccagaagaagaagaataagaAGAAGAGCGACGACGACAAGGATGGCGGCGATGATCAGCAGGCCCAGGCGCCGGGGCTGAagctggtggtggaggaggcgaAGCGCGACCACGGCGTGAAGTACGTGTACGTGTGGCACGCCATGGCGGGGTACTGGGGCGGCGTGAAGCCGGCGGCGGAAGGGATGGAGCACTACGAGAGCGCGCTGGCGTACCCGGTGCAGTCCCCCGGGGTGATGGGCAACCAGCCGGACATCGTCATGGACTCGCTCTCCGTGCTGGGCCTGGGGCTGGTGCACCCGCGCAGGGTGCTCAGCTTCTACGACGAGCTGCACTCGTACCTCGCCTCCTGCGGCGTCGACGGCGTCAAGGTGGACGTGCAGAACATCATCGAGACGCTCGGCGCCGGGCACGGCGGCCGCGTCGCGCTCACCCGCGCCTACCACCGCGcgctcgaggcctccgtcgcccgcaacttccccgacaacggctgCATCTCCTGCATGTGCCACAACACCGACATGCTCTACAGCGCGCGACAGACCGCCGTCGTCCGCGCCTCCGACGACTTCTACCCGCGCGACCCGGCGTCGCACACCGTCCACGTCTCCTCCGTCGCCTACAACACCCTCTTCCTCGGCGAGTTCATGCAGCCAGACTGGGACATGTTCCAT AGCCTGCACCCGGCGGCGGAGTACCACGGCGCGGCGAGGGCGATCGGCGGCTGCCCGATCTACGTCAG CGACAAGCCAGGCAACCACAACTTCGAGCTGCTCAAGAAGCTGGTCCTCCCCGACGGCTCCGTGCTCCGCGCGCAGCTCCCCGGCCGCCCCACCCGCGACTGCCTCTTCGCCGACCCGGCACGCGACGGCACCAG CCTGCTCAAGATCTGGAACGTGAACAAGTGCACGGGCGTGGTGGGCGTGTTCAACTGCCAGGGCGCCGGGTGGTGCCGCGTCACCAAGAAGACCCGCGTGCACGACGCCGCGCCGGGGACGCTGACGGGATCAATCCGCGCCGACGACGTGGACGCGATCGCCGGCCTCGCGGGGGCCGGCTGGAGCGGCGAGGCCGTCGTGTACGCCTACAGGTCGGGGGAGCTCGTCAGGCTGCCCGGTGGCGCCACGCTGCCGGTGACGCTCAAGGTGCTGGAGTACGAGGTGTTCCACGTCTGCCCCGTCAGCGGGGTCGCGCCGGGCGTGTCGTTCGCGCCCATCGGCCTGCTCGACATGTTCAACTCCGGCGGGGCGGTGGAGCAGTGCGaggtccgcggcggcggcggtggcgcgggCGCCGTCGTCGCGCTCAGGGTCCGCGGCTGCGGCCGGTTCGGCGCGTACTGCTCGCGGAGGCCCGCGAGGTGCAGGCTGGACGCGGCGGAGGTGGACTTCAGCTACGACGACGACACGGGGCTCGTCGCGCTCCATATCCCCGTGCCGGAGCAGGAGTTCTACAGATGGGACCTGGAGATCGATGTCTAG